The following are encoded in a window of Pagrus major chromosome 14, Pma_NU_1.0 genomic DNA:
- the mest gene encoding mesoderm-specific transcript homolog protein, translating to MREWWIHVGLICIPLVAVYLHIPPPQLSPALQKWHDAGEVFHFRGREIFYRDSYGALGSSDVVILLHGFPTSSYDWSKIWEPLTQHFHRVIALDFLGFGFSDKPRPHRYSIFEQASVVEALVAHLGLSNQRVNLVSHDYGDTVALELLYRSDQNRTGHLTFNSLCLSNGGLFPETHYPRLLQTLLKDSSFLAPLLTRLTNYMIFQKGIGDVFGPYTQPTDAEFWDMWTGIRYNDGNLVMDSILQYINQRSKHRDRWVGALTSTFVPLHMIYGPLDPVNPHPQFIRLYQQLVQRSTVTILDEHISHYPQLEDPTGFLKAYFNFIHSF from the exons ATGAGAGAGTGGTGGATTCATGTGGGTTTGATCTGCATCCCACTGGTGGCCGTCTACCTGCACATCCCGCCCCCTCAGCTGTCACCTGCCCTGCAGAAGTGGCACGATGCCGGGGAGGTCTTCCACTTCCGGGGCAGGGAGATCTTCTACAGAG ATTCCTACGGTGCTTTGGGAAGCTCTGATGTCGTCATTCTGCTCCACGGCTTCCCCACCTCCAGCTACGACTGGAGCAAG ATCTGGGAGCCGCTCACCCAGCACTTCCATCGAGTCATAGCACTCGACTTCCTGGGTTTTGGCTTCAGTGACAAGCCA CGCCCCCACAGGTACTCAATCTTCGAGCAGGCCAGTGTGGTGGAGGCCCTGGTGGCTCACTTGGGTCTGAGCAACCAGCGAGTGAATCTGGTGTCCCACGACTATGGAGACACTGTGGCCCTGGAGCTGCTCtacag GAGTGACCAGAACCGCACAGGCCACCTGACCTTTAACAGCCTGTGTCTCTCTAATGGAG GATTGTTCCCAGAAACACATTATCCACGGCTGCTGCAGACT CTTCTGAAGGACTCCAGTTTTCTGGCTCCACTTCTGACACGTCTCACCAATTATATGATCTTCCAAAAGGG GATTGGAGACGTGTTCGGTCCGTACACGCAGCCCACAGACGCTGAGTTCTGGGACATGTGGACGGGTATACGCTACAACGATGGCAACCTAGTCatggacag tATTCTGCAGTACATCAACCAGAGATCAAAACACAGAGATCGCTGGGTGGGCGCGCTCACTTCCACCTTCGTCCCAC TGCACATGATCTACGGACCCCTGGACCCAGTCAACCCTCATCCCCAGTTCATCCGTCTTTACCA GCAGCTGGTCCAGAGGTCGACAGTAACCATTTTGGACGAACACATCAGCCACTACCCTCAGCTGGAAGATCCCACCGGCTTCCTCAAGGCATATTTCAATTTCATCCACTCTTTCTGA